In a single window of the Anguilla rostrata isolate EN2019 chromosome 6, ASM1855537v3, whole genome shotgun sequence genome:
- the disp1 gene encoding protein dispatched homolog 1 isoform X2, translated as MAHSNGNGDLLLGNGGVPAAGGIATATAVGPEADGSALRGKVSQNGGVKLNGLLRPHPAPSPADTPKPPPCCHRCPFHPPLCCHGNQQECHIFQNRSPVHPAPCCLQQHRAQDHFQNPPGPLNMASMRSRVYELGRSVDSVVPVCSSRPFRFPKSYAALIADWPVVVLGVCTVLIGVCALVGVLVPELPDFSDPLLGFEPRGTAIGQRLVTWNNMVKNTGYKATLANYPFKYADEQAKSHQEDRWLEEHLDRDKRQVEWDFSKDSFFCDVPGDRYSRLVFSSAEGKNLWNVQAIKSMCSLDNTRVRSHPQYWKLCQRTSDASCCPSWTLGNYIAVLNNKSSCQKITERDASHTLKVLRSCAKFYHNGTLGPDCWDTAARRKDQLKCANVPRKCTKYNAVYQILHFLVDKDFLGPKAGDPQAPSLRYSMLFSPTEKGETMMDIYLDNFENWNASDGVTTVTGIEFGIKHNLFQDYLLTDTVYPAIAIVIVLAVMCVYTRSVFITLMTMFAIISSLIVSYFLYRVVFNFQFFPFMNLTALIILVGIGADDAFVLCDVWNYTKFDRPDAELSRTVGVTLQHAALSMFVTSFTTAAAFYANYVSNITAIRCFGVYAGTAILVNYILMVTWLPAVVVLHERYLLNLFTCFQTPPHSSRAYSTKSFWNFLCQKVDKCLFAASEVSRIFFEKVLPCVVIRFRYVWLFWFLAFTVGGAYVVCIDPKMKLPSLELSEFQVFRSSHPFERYDAEFKKLFMFERVHNGEELHMPITIIWGVTPVDSGDPLNPKNKGKLTLDATFNVATPASQTWILNFCQKLRNQSFVHQSDEQDFTSCFMETFKQWMENQDCEEALVYPCCSQSVFPYKQDVFELCIKRAIMELDRSTIYHLDSKTPGPRFDINDTIRAVVLEFQSTYLFTLAYERMHQFYREVDVWIQEELKSAPPGLSYGWFVSNLEFYDLQDSLSDGTLVAMALSVAVAFSVMLLTTWNVVISLYAIVSIAGTIFVTVGSLVLLGWELNVLESVTISVAVGLSVDFAVHYGVAYRLAPEPDREGKVVFSLSRMGSAIAMAALTTFVAGAMMMPSTVLAYTQLGTFMMLIMCVSWAFATFFFQCMCRCLGPQGTCGQIPLPKGLRCHALSPDGPAPSLPAAGKLCRGEVEHEHYELEPLASATDAGRTDGSAGDEAQVCPRLYSGTPENGLPALSEPGRPCQYSCGDPQPVRGAPWTPHSCSQIGDVPPPCPGSCAPPGGLPLQGRALLSALECHAHYLHHAPAHHLPRQHHPHCPSGLGQRPAPQACHLRNYCVHMVQLQQSPDHQGAPDSTGPAAEEPQRSGRPQCSGANGAVSPAPAAKTLTAGGCAGNHVTQAGGDRPPEPADSRQEGAGPHERPAANSCPAGQKEGAPKRCRPKRKEKRAKAPSAKKLCFSRTLKDKCNSLDSHHTPKPEPAVPALPVTSQPSSESRC; from the exons ATGGCGCATAGCAACGGGAACGGCGACCTTCTCCTCGGCAACGGTGGCGTCCCGGCAGCGGGCGgcatcgccacggcgacggcggTGGGACCCGAGGCGGACGGCAGCGCGCTGCGCGGGAAGGTCAGCCAGAACGGCGGCGTGAAGCTCAACGGGCTGCTCCgcccacaccccgcccccagccccgccgaCACGCCCAAACCGCCCCCCTGCTGCCACCGCTGCCCCTTCCACCCGCCGCTCTGCTGCCACGGCAACCAGCAGGAGTGCCACATCTTCCAGAACCGGTCTCCGGTCCACCCGGCGCCCTGCTGCCTGCAGCAGCACCGCGCCCAGGACCACTTCCAGAACCCGCCCGGCCCGCTCAACATGGCCAGCATGAG gaGCAGGGTTTATGAGCTGGGGCGCTCGGTGGACAGTGTGGTTCCCGTGTGCAG ctcAAGACCATTTAGATTCCCCAAAAG TTATGCTGCGCTGATAGCTGATTGGCCGGTGGTGGTACTGGGCGTGTGCACTGTCCTCATAGGAGTCTGTGCCTTGGTGGGGGTCCTGGTTCCAGAGCTCCCAGACTTCTCTGAccccctgctg GGGTTTGAGCCACGGGGCACAGCCATTGGTCAGCGCCTGGTCACATGGAACAACATGGTGAAGAACACCGGCTACAAAGCCACCCTGGCCAACTACCCCTTCAAATACGCCGACGAACAGGCCAAGAG TCACCAGGAGGACCGGTGGCTGGAGGAGCACTTGGACAGAGACAAGCGGCAGGTGGAGTGGGACTTCAGCAAAGACAGCTTCTTCTGCGACGTTCCCG GGGACCGCTACTCCAGGCTGGTGTTCAGCTCTGCGGAGGGGAAGAACCTGTGGAATGTACAAGCAATCAAATCCATGTGCAGTTTGGACAACACGCGG GTCCGGTCACACCCGCAGTACTGGAAGCTGTGCCAGCGGACCTCCGATGCCTCCTGCTGCCCCAGCTGGACGCTGGGCAACTACATCGCCGTCCTCAACAACAAGTCGTCGTGCCAGAAGATCACGGAGCGCGACGCGTCCCACACGCTGAAGGTGCTGCGCTCCTGCGCCAAGTTCTACCACAACGGCACGCTGGGGCCCGACTGCTGGGACACGGCCGCGCGCCGCAAGGACCAGCTCAAGTGCGCCAACGTGCCGCGCAAGTGCACCAAGTACAACGCCGTCTACCAGATCCTCCACTTCCTGGTGGACAAGGACTTCCTGGGGCCCAAGGCGGGGGACCCGCAGGCCCCGTCGCTGAGGTACAGCATGCTCTTCTCCCCCACGGAGAAGGGCGAGACCATGATGGACATCTACCTGGACAACTTCGAGAACTGGAACGCCTCGGACGGCGTGACCACGGTGACGGGAATCGAGTTTGGGATCAAGCACAACCTGTTCCAGGACTACCTGCTGACGGACACGGTGTACCCGGCCATCGCCATCGTCATCGTCCTGGCGGTCATGTGCGTGTACACCCGCTCCGTCTTCATCACCCTCATGACCATGTTCGCCATCATCAGCTCGCTGATCGTGTCCTACTTCCTGTACCGCGTCGTCTTCAACTTCCAGTTCTTCCCCTTCATGAACCTGACGGCGCTCATCATCCTGGTCGGGATCGGCGCGGACGACGCCTTCGTCCTCTGCGACGTCTGGAACTACACCAAGTTCGACCGGCCCGACGCCGAGCTGTCGCGGACGGTGGGCGTGACCTTGCAGCACGCCGCCCTCTCCATGTTTGTCACCAGCttcaccaccgccgccgccttCTACGCCAACTACGTCAGCAACATCACCGCCATCCGCTGCTTCGGGGTCTACGCCGGCACCGCCATCCTGGTCAACTACATCCTGATGGTCACCTGGCTGCCGGCGGTGGTGGTCCTGCACGAGCGCTACCTGCTCAACCTCTTCACCTGCTTCCAAACGCCGCCGCACAGTAGCCGGGCCTACAGCACCAAAAGCTTCTGGAACTTTCTCTGCCAGAAGGTGGACAAGTGCCTCTTCGCCGCCTCCGAGGTCTCCCGGATCTTCTTCGAGAAGGTCTTGCCCTGCGTGGTGATCAGGTTCCGCTACGTCTGGCTCTTCTGGTTCCTGGCCTTCacggtgggcggggcctacgTGGTCTGCATCGACCCCAAGATGAAGCTGCCCTCGCTGGAGCTGTCCGAGTTCCAGGTGTTCCGCTCCTCCCACCCCTTCGAGCGCTACGACGCCGAGTTCAAGAAGCTCTTCATGTTCGAGCGCGTCCACAACGGCGAGGAGCTGCACATGCCCATCACCATAATCTGGGGCGTCACCCCCGTGGACAGCGGGGACCCCCTCAACCCCAAAAACAAGGGCAAGCTCACGCTGGACGCCACCTTCAACGTGGCCACCCCGGCCTCCCAGACCTGGATCCTCAACTTCTGTCAGAAGCTGCGGAACCAGAGCTTTGTGCACCAGTCGGACGAGCAGGACTTCACCAGCTGCTTCATGGAGACCTTCAAGCAGTGGATGGAGAACCAGGACTGCGAGGAGGCGCTCGTCTACCCCTGCTGCAGCCAGTCCGTCTTCCCCTACAAGCAGGACGTCTTCGAGCTCTGCATCAAGAGGGCCATCATGGAGCTGGACCGCAGCACCATCTACCACCTGGACAGCAAGACGCCCGGCCCCAGGTTCGACATCAACGACACCATCCGGGCGGTGGTGCTGGAGTTCCAGAGCACCTACCTGTTCACGCTGGCCTACGAGCGGATGCACCAGTTCTACCGGGAGGTGGACGTGTGGAtccaggaggagctgaagtCCGCGCCCCCGGGGTTGAGCTACGGCTGGTTCGTCAGCAACCTGGAGTTCTACGACCTGCAGGACAGCCTGTCGGACGGCACGCTGGTCGCCATGGCGCTGTCGGTGGCGGTGGCGTTCAGCGTGATGCTCCTGACCACCTGGAACGTGGTGATCAGCCTGTACGCCATCGTGTCCATCGCCGGGACCATCTTTGTGACGGTGGGGTCGCTGGTGCTGCTGGGCTGGGAGCTGAACGTCCTGGAGTCGGTCACCATCTCGGTGGCGGTGGGGCTGTCGGTGGACTTCGCCGTGCACTACGGCGTGGCCTACCGCCTGGCCCCCGAGCCCGACCGCGAGGGGAAGGTGGTCTTCTCCCTGAGCCGGATGGGCTCGGCCATTGCCATGGCGGCGCTCACCACCTTCGTGGCGGGGGCGATGATGATGCCGTCCACCGTGCTGGCGTACACCCAGCTGGGCACCTTCATGATGCTGATCATGTGCGTGAGCTGGGCCTTCGCCACCTTCTTCTTTCAGTGCATGTGCCGCTGCCTGGGGCCGCAGGGCACCTGCGGGCAGATCCCGCTGCCCAAGGGGCTGCGCTGCCACGCCCTCTCGCCcgacggccccgccccctcgctgcCCGCCGCCGGGAAGCTGTGCCGCGGCGAGGTGGAGCACGAGCACTACGAGCTGGAGCCGCTGGCGTCCGCCACAGACGCCGGGCGCACGGACGGGTCCGCCGGCGACGAGGCGCAGGTGTGCCCCCGGCTCTACAGCGGGACCCCCGAAAACGGGCTGCCTGCCCTGTCCGAGCCGGGGCGCCCCTGCCAGTACTCCTGTGGGGACCCCCAGCCGGTCAGGGGCGCGCCGTGGACGCCCCACTCGTGCTCTCAGATCGGGGACgtccccccgccctgccccggcTCGTGTGCGCCCCCCGGTGGCCTCCCCCTGCAGGGGCGAGCCTTGCTCTCCGCCCTGGAGTGCCACGCCCACTACCTCCACCACGCCCCCGCGCACCACCTGCCCCGGCAGCACCACCCCCACTGCCCCTCGGGCCTCGGGCAGAGACCCGCCCCCCAGGCCTGCCACCTCAGGAACTACTGCGTGCACatggtgcagctgcagcagtctcccgaccaccagggggcgccggACTCCACCGGCCCTGCCGCCGAAGAGCCCCAGAGGTCGGGCAGGCCTCAGTGCTCGGGCGCTAATGGCGCCGTTAGCCCCGCCCCGGCGGCAAAGACTCTCACAGCGGGGGGGTGCGCGGGAAACCATGTGACGCAGGCCGGCGGCGACCGACCGCCAGAGCCGGCCGATTCCcgccaggagggggcggggccccacGAACGGCCGGCCGCGAACTCCTGCCCCGCCGGGCAGAAGGAGGGCGCCCCCAAGAGGTGCAGGCCGAAGCGCAAGGAGAAGAGGGCCAAGGCCCCCTCCGCCAAAAAACTGTGTTTCAGCAGGACTCTGAAAGATAAGTGCAATTCTCTGGACTCGCATCACACGCCAAAACCGGAACCCGCAgtgcctgcacttcctgtgacctcacagcccTCCTCCGAGAGTCGGTGCTGA